The DNA window ATACGTTCAGCCATTTGGAGACGGAGAAACAGCAATCGGAGGGGAAATTAGATGAAATCGACCACGAGCTCGAGGAGCTAAGAGAGCGAAAAAACGAAGTCGAGTCTGAAATACAGTCGCTCAAAGAAGAGAGGCCGGAGATAGCGGATCTCAATAGCTATGCGGTCGACCAGCTCAAGGAATTTGACCACGACATTCAGAGTATCCACGCCAAAGCGAAGGAAAAGAGAGTAGAGGCCGAAGAAGCCCTCGAAAAATACGATGTGAAACTGAAGAACATAGAAGACAAGGTCACAGAACTGGACGAAGATATCTCTGATCTGGAAGAGGAACAGGAAGCCAAAAAGGAAGTCATTGCAAAGCTGGAGGACGAGGATGTTTCGACCAAATTATCAAACTTTGAGGAGCGGTGGAACCACCACTACCAACAAATCGCCCCCCAGATAGCAGAAAACATTCATCTACAGCGTAACGGTGAAATCGTCCTTGTCAACGAGGACGGTCGAAGACGCGAATATGATCGCCGAGGTGATTTGGCTGATGCAGAGGTCGTTCTCCTCAACATCTCATTTGTCATTGCCCTCAATCAAATCGCATTGGACCGGGGTAGTATTGACTGGGAGACCATAGTATTAGACGAACCCTTTGCACACCTTGATCGAGGCATCAAAGAAGACGCCATTGCGTACATGAGGAATTTGGATATTCAATTTATATTAACCTCATCGGACGAGTACATCTGGCAAGAGTTCAACCACGCAACGACCCTAAGCCTTGAGAGACAATACAAACTGACGGACTTCACAAATGAGTAACGACGAACCTGACCCTCTTGACCCGGAAGAAGGCCGATACCACCCCCGATTATTGTTACTTGATGAATTCGATGGTGAAATCCAAGGCCGAAAGAAGTTTTTTAAATCCTTATTTCATCTCCGGGAAGAGATCGACGGAGTGGGGAAAGACGAGTGGACTTTTGAACATGACAGCTTCGGTCCCACCGATCAGGGGCTTTCCAATCTCTTTAGAGCGTACGATAAACTTGGTCTTGTGGTCGTCGAGAAGGATGGGAAGCTGTGGCTCTATAAACAGACGAATAAAGGTTCGAAGTTTGCTAAGGGGATTCGACGCGGTCTCAGGATACTTCGAAAAAAAGACACTGAAGAACGAGAAAGGTCCCTGGAACTGGTCGCTGTGGTCAATAAAGATCGATCAGGAAGCGAGATTGAAGAAGACTGGGAGATCGCAAAGCGGAAGGCAGAGATATTCGGAATTGACCAATAAACCGCCTGGCTCTCTTCGCTCTAACACTAATGAAATACAACTTATTAATACTAATTAACCTTCCTATACCATTTTGAGTTCCGTTGACTGAAGATGTCACTACCGTCGTGAACAAATATAGAACGCTTCTATACGCTCAGTCGCTGATGAACTTGTTGTCCCGCCAGTTGACGCCCGACTCGCCGGAGCCGTGGTCTCGAGGTCCTTCCACGACCTCGACGTCGGCCGGCCGCGGTTCGCCGTCGACGATCCGGGTGGCATCGAGTTCGCCGTCGTGCTCGGAGATTGCGGTCAGCGTGCCTTTCTCGGCGGCTTCGGCGATGCCACAGAGGACGAGGAACATCTCGTACTGCAGCAGCGAGTTCTGGAGGACCGTCTCTCGGTCGCCCTTGAACGCGGCGAACTCGACGAGTTCGGATTCGATCTCCTCTTCTTCCTCCTCGTCCCAGCTAAAGGACTGCTGGCGGCGCTCTTCGGGGTCTTCCTCGTACACCCGGTTTTCGGTGACGCTGGCCTTGAGCTGGGCGGTCGGCGTGTACTTGCTGACCGACTGATCCTTGGCGACTGCCTTGAGGATGAGCGTGTTGTTCCGTCGTGTGATCTCTACGTCGTCTACCCCGTCGGGGAACGTCGCTTCGTCGATGTGATCGTGAAGATCTTCGAGGGGGAGTTCGAGCGTCGAATGCAACCGATAAACGTGTCTGGATTCCTCTGATGACATAGTGGGGGGAGTACGAGAGTCTTGTATGCCACTACGCGTGGGTCACTTATATGATCTGCTATTAAATGCGTGAGATACCAGTACGGACAAATTTAAGTTTGGGGTTTACTCTGCGTCGAGCGTCTCGGCCAGTTCGCCACGTTCCTGTAGCTCTTCTAAGATGTCCGAGCCGCCGACGAACTCGCCGTCGACGAACGTCTGCGGGATCGTCTCCCAGCCGCTGTACTCCTCGAGTGCGACGCGGTACTCGTCTAACGACTCGAGAACGTCGACGGTCTCGTACTCGTCGCGGTGGTGGTCGATCAGGCCGAGTGCCTTCCGCGAGTAGCCACACTGGGGCATGAGTTCGGTCCCTTTCATGAAGAGGACGACCTCGTTTTCCTCGATGACGTCGGCGACCTGTTCGTTTACCTCCTCCTGATCGAGACCCTGGTTCGGCGGGAAGTCCATACACCGCAGTATGGCGGTGAGAGGGATAGGTTTTGCGTCATTGCCTCTCCGGTAAAACGGCCACAGTTCCCATCAAACCGACTCGAGTCGAACGATCCGGTCGTCGTCCTCGAGCGGGAACTCGCCTCCGGCGCGGCCGTCGCGGTTGGAGGTCAGCAGGTACAGCGAGCCCTCGGGACCGGGTTCGACGTGCCGAAGTCTCCCGTAGGTACTCTCGAAGAGCCTGCTGACGGTCGCGGTGAAGCGGTCGTCGAGCCAGGGGTCGTCGTAGACGGCGTCCGCGTCGTCATCCTCGACACCATCATCGTCTTCGCTCCGCAGCGTCACCCCGTACAGCGTTTCCGAAACGAGCCCACAGACGAAGAGCCGATTTTGCCACGCCTCGAGCGCGTCGCCCTCGTAGAACGTCAGTCCCGACGGCGCCCACGTCGTCTCCGGACCGGTGTTGACTAGCGGCGGTGTCACTGCCTCGTACTCGTCGTAGTTCTCGTACTCCGGGTCGTCCGGCCCGCCGCGCGTGACGTTCCAGCCGTAGTTGCCGCCCGGCCGGAGCATCGCCACCTCGTCTCGAGCCGCGGGTCCGTGTTCGGCGATCACCGGCGTCCCCTGCGGTGTGAAGTCGATTCCCTGGGGATTCCGGTGGCCGAGCGTGTAGGTTCTCGACTCGCCGTCGCCCCAGTCGGGATTGTCCGGTGCAGGGTCGCCGTCGGTATCGATCCGCAACACGGCACCCGCGAGCGAGCCCGGATTCTGCGTGAGCGCTGGCTCCTCCGCATCGCCGGTCAGCACCCACAGGTAGCCATCGGGGCCGAACGCGATCCGGCCGCCGTTGTGGGTCGTCGCGCCCGGAATTCCGTCGAGGATCGGCTCGAGGTCGCCGCTCTCGAGGTCGTATCGAACCACCCGGTTCCCGACGCCGTCGTCGTCGACGGTGTAGTAGACGAACAGCACGGATTCTTCGGGGTAGTCGGGGTGGGCCGCGACGCCCAGCGTTCCACCCTCGCCGGGTGCAGACCGATCCGGGAGGTCCGCACCCTCGAGGATGGCTTCCGCATCCCCTGGCCCGAGATCCGAGCCCGTCTCGAGGTCGTCCGCGTCGAACCGGAGCAGACCGCCGTCTCGCTCGGTGACGAACGCGTCCTCGCCCGCGAACGTGAGGTCCCAGGGGATCTCGAGGCCGGAGACGACCGTCGTCGGCTCCACGTCGTCCTCGGTCGGTTCGCCGTCCGCGGGTTCCCAGTCGGGCGCTGTCCAGTCGTCTTCGGGGGTCTCTTCGGGGGTGGCGAGCTCGAGGGAGTTCGAAGCGACCCCCTCGAGACAGCCAGCAGTGCCGGCCACGACCGTGGCTGCCGCAGTCGATAGTAATCGGCGTCGGGTCGGGGGCATGGTCGTTCCTACGGAGCGGATCGGGGAGTGTCTTGGCCCGACACCCGTCGCCCGCCTTCGGGAGAATTACTCCCCGGAACGGAACCAGCGATAGAGCCCGACAACTCCGAGAACAGCGAGGACGAGCCACGTACCGACGACGAGGGCTGCCCGAGTTGCACCGCGAGCGCTCGAGGCGCGCTGGTTTCGAGGCCGTCGAAGACGCCGAGCCAGCCGACGATCGTGATCGCGGCGACGGCGAGCCCGGCCCAGCGTACCTCCTGGCGGAGCGAATAGCCGCCAACGGAGTCGTCGTCGGTTCCGGTCATGCTCGAGGCTACGGCTGGCGCGTGGAAGTGCCTTCGGCCAGCGCGAATGATCGTCGCAGTCGGTCGGGGGTCCGATTTCTTTTCGGAGAGTAGCACGAATCAGGTGGTCACTCCAGAAGGGATGCCTGCGTATCGAGCCTCCTTCCGGTAGAAAGCCAGTAATCTACGCCTGTACCCTGTGATACGAAACCAGAGTATTTGTCAGTAAAATATATAGTATGGCTGTTTCTTCTGAACTGTATGAATCGCAGACAGTATCTCGCCACAACCGCAGTGGTAGCCAGCGTTTCCCTCAGTGGTTGTTCGGCACTCGAGGAGGAGGTCTCTCTTCGGAACCCGACCGAAGACCGCGACTCGACGTGGACTCAGTTCACACACGAATACCGCGACGAGGAGCTAGTCAGGGTTTCGTTTCGTGAGCGATCGAACACGTCGTCGACGTACCAACTGCAAACGACGATCTCACAGCCTACCGAAACCAGTATCGAGCGCACCCGGTTTCGATTCAGGCCGGAATCCGAAGATCTGGGACCCGACAGTATGTTCGTTCAGCCGCTCCGAACGCACCTGTACGACGAGTTCGACACCTATCGGGAAGACGGCTGGATCGTCGTCGAGGCGCTCGACCACGGCGAAGGGACAGTAAGCTACCAGGTACTGGCCCACCA is part of the Natronobacterium texcoconense genome and encodes:
- a CDS encoding DUF7110 family protein — its product is MSSEESRHVYRLHSTLELPLEDLHDHIDEATFPDGVDDVEITRRNNTLILKAVAKDQSVSKYTPTAQLKASVTENRVYEEDPEERRQQSFSWDEEEEEEIESELVEFAAFKGDRETVLQNSLLQYEMFLVLCGIAEAAEKGTLTAISEHDGELDATRIVDGEPRPADVEVVEGPRDHGSGESGVNWRDNKFISD
- a CDS encoding glutaredoxin family protein; this translates as MDFPPNQGLDQEEVNEQVADVIEENEVVLFMKGTELMPQCGYSRKALGLIDHHRDEYETVDVLESLDEYRVALEEYSGWETIPQTFVDGEFVGGSDILEELQERGELAETLDAE
- a CDS encoding PQQ-dependent sugar dehydrogenase, which produces MPPTRRRLLSTAAATVVAGTAGCLEGVASNSLELATPEETPEDDWTAPDWEPADGEPTEDDVEPTTVVSGLEIPWDLTFAGEDAFVTERDGGLLRFDADDLETGSDLGPGDAEAILEGADLPDRSAPGEGGTLGVAAHPDYPEESVLFVYYTVDDDGVGNRVVRYDLESGDLEPILDGIPGATTHNGGRIAFGPDGYLWVLTGDAEEPALTQNPGSLAGAVLRIDTDGDPAPDNPDWGDGESRTYTLGHRNPQGIDFTPQGTPVIAEHGPAARDEVAMLRPGGNYGWNVTRGGPDDPEYENYDEYEAVTPPLVNTGPETTWAPSGLTFYEGDALEAWQNRLFVCGLVSETLYGVTLRSEDDDGVEDDDADAVYDDPWLDDRFTATVSRLFESTYGRLRHVEPGPEGSLYLLTSNRDGRAGGEFPLEDDDRIVRLESV